The proteins below are encoded in one region of Knoellia sp. S7-12:
- a CDS encoding DUF664 domain-containing protein has translation MDRERENLTAALATTRRHVLRQLDGLDEDALRRPVLPSGWSVLGLVRHLTLSDERYWFEVVVAGGTFDWWPDGDNGDWRVSPDESAAQVVAAYRAAIAASDAIIADRSLDSAPQHREADWEAGDFPELRDILHHVIIETATHAGQLDAVRELLDGRQYIVL, from the coding sequence ATGGACCGCGAACGCGAGAATCTCACGGCCGCACTGGCCACGACGCGGCGACATGTGCTGCGCCAGTTGGACGGGCTCGACGAAGACGCCCTACGGCGCCCCGTGCTGCCGTCGGGCTGGAGCGTGCTGGGCCTGGTCCGCCACCTCACACTCTCGGACGAGCGCTATTGGTTCGAGGTCGTCGTCGCCGGTGGGACGTTCGACTGGTGGCCCGACGGCGACAACGGCGACTGGCGCGTCTCGCCCGACGAGTCCGCTGCACAGGTTGTCGCGGCCTACCGTGCCGCGATCGCCGCATCTGACGCGATCATTGCCGACCGCTCCCTCGACTCAGCACCGCAGCATCGCGAAGCCGACTGGGAGGCGGGCGACTTCCCCGAACTGCGCGACATCCTCCACCACGTCATCATCGAAACCGCGACGCACGCCGGCCAACTCGATGCAGTGCGTGAGTTGCTCGACGGCCGCCAATACATCGTGCTCTGA